In one Sporomusa sphaeroides DSM 2875 genomic region, the following are encoded:
- the aroF gene encoding 3-deoxy-7-phosphoheptulonate synthase → MIIMMNTPTTGQVNRVMDKLRQLGLDGHSITTADKTIITASGDLSACNPDLYERMPGVDKVVIVAKPYKLASREFQQHNTIVTVGTASFGGENIPVIAGPCAIESYKQLQQAAASAKEAGAAMLRGGAYKPRSSPYSFQGLEKDGLEIIRTVGQEVGLPVVSEVTDPRKVELIAQYVDMLQIGTRNMQNFVLLKEVALAKKPVLLKRGLAATIEEWLMAAEYIMSGGNDQIVLCERGIRTYETYTRNTLDLSAVPVIKHISHLPVIVDPSHGTGSWRWVSPMAKAAVAAGADGLLIEMHPCPEEALSDGPQSLTPGNFAQLMEELDKLTAALGRTVNKKKNK, encoded by the coding sequence ATGATTATAATGATGAACACTCCCACTACCGGCCAGGTTAATCGGGTAATGGACAAGCTTCGACAGTTGGGCTTGGATGGTCACTCGATAACTACCGCAGATAAAACAATTATTACAGCCAGTGGTGACTTATCGGCCTGTAATCCCGATCTATATGAAAGAATGCCAGGCGTTGATAAGGTAGTTATTGTTGCAAAACCTTATAAATTAGCCAGTCGGGAGTTTCAACAGCACAATACTATTGTTACGGTTGGCACTGCCAGTTTTGGCGGAGAAAACATCCCCGTTATTGCCGGGCCTTGTGCAATTGAAAGCTATAAACAATTACAGCAAGCTGCTGCCAGCGCCAAAGAGGCCGGGGCGGCAATGCTGCGGGGCGGAGCATATAAACCGCGTTCTTCACCCTACAGTTTTCAAGGGCTGGAAAAAGACGGTCTTGAAATTATCAGGACGGTTGGTCAGGAAGTAGGTTTGCCTGTTGTTTCAGAGGTAACCGATCCCCGTAAAGTAGAATTAATTGCCCAGTATGTAGATATGCTGCAAATTGGTACACGCAACATGCAAAACTTCGTACTGCTCAAAGAAGTAGCGTTAGCCAAAAAACCAGTTCTGCTAAAGCGTGGTTTGGCAGCTACGATTGAAGAATGGCTCATGGCTGCTGAATACATTATGTCAGGCGGCAACGATCAAATCGTATTGTGTGAGCGGGGCATTCGTACCTATGAGACCTATACACGCAATACGCTGGATTTGAGTGCTGTGCCGGTAATAAAACATATAAGCCATTTGCCTGTTATTGTTGATCCAAGCCATGGCACAGGCAGTTGGCGGTGGGTTAGTCCTATGGCCAAGGCTGCAGTTGCCGCCGGTGCTGACGGCTTGCTGATAGAAATGCATCCCTGCCCGGAGGAAGCCTTATCTGACGGACCTCAGTCACTCACGCCAGGAAATTTTGCCCAGCTCATGGAAGAACTGGACAAATTAACTGCCGCACTTGGTCGAACCGTAAATAAAAAGAAAAATAAGTGA
- the aroA gene encoding 3-phosphoshikimate 1-carboxyvinyltransferase, with translation MGENMKVTGTTGLKGTVNIPGDKSISHRSIMLAGLADTPVKITNFLHAADCWSTIDCMRALRVRVEQGDAGVLTVTGNGFYGLREPHEVLDAGNSGTTIRLMTGLLGVQPFFSVMTGDASLRKRPMARVITPLARMGINVKGREQSRYAPLAILAAEQIQGIEYDMPVASAQVKSAILLAALFANSPTIVAEPMPSRDHTERMFETFGIPVKREGNSIIIEPVQKVDAPEQIDVPGDISSAAFWLVAASIIPNSQLVLVNVGINPTRTGILDILTQMGADITVTNERWSGREPVADIIVRSAKLQGVTIGAEIIPRLIDEIPVLTVAALFAEGQTIVTGAEELRVKETDRLKAVVLELGKMGAAIDETADGLIINGPQKLNFASCNSHHDHRMAMALAVAGAAAQGVEIEEPDCVKISYPDFFSILAALRQE, from the coding sequence ATGGGAGAAAATATGAAAGTTACGGGAACAACCGGTCTGAAAGGGACTGTCAATATTCCGGGAGATAAGTCGATATCGCACCGCAGTATTATGCTTGCCGGTCTTGCTGATACGCCTGTAAAGATAACAAATTTTTTGCATGCCGCCGACTGTTGGTCAACGATTGACTGCATGCGGGCGCTTAGAGTACGTGTTGAGCAAGGCGATGCAGGGGTTCTTACTGTTACAGGCAATGGGTTTTACGGACTGCGTGAACCGCATGAGGTACTTGATGCCGGTAATTCGGGAACAACAATAAGACTGATGACAGGTTTATTAGGAGTTCAGCCGTTTTTTAGCGTTATGACTGGTGATGCTTCCCTGAGAAAACGCCCGATGGCCCGGGTTATAACACCACTGGCCAGGATGGGAATAAACGTTAAGGGGCGTGAGCAGTCACGGTATGCTCCCTTAGCTATTTTGGCAGCCGAACAAATACAAGGCATTGAATATGATATGCCTGTTGCCAGCGCGCAAGTAAAGTCAGCCATACTATTGGCAGCACTATTTGCCAACAGCCCGACTATTGTTGCCGAACCAATGCCTTCACGCGATCATACTGAGCGCATGTTTGAAACCTTCGGCATACCTGTTAAACGGGAGGGTAACAGTATTATCATTGAGCCTGTACAAAAGGTTGACGCCCCGGAGCAAATTGATGTCCCGGGTGATATCAGCTCAGCAGCCTTCTGGCTGGTAGCTGCCTCCATTATTCCTAACAGTCAATTAGTATTAGTCAATGTGGGCATCAACCCGACCCGCACCGGTATTCTCGATATATTAACCCAAATGGGTGCAGATATAACGGTTACCAATGAACGCTGGAGCGGCAGAGAACCGGTAGCAGATATTATTGTTCGTTCGGCTAAGCTGCAGGGCGTAACCATTGGCGCCGAGATTATCCCGCGTCTTATTGACGAAATTCCGGTATTAACGGTTGCGGCTTTGTTTGCCGAAGGTCAAACCATTGTTACCGGCGCAGAAGAACTGCGGGTAAAAGAAACCGACCGTCTCAAGGCCGTTGTGCTCGAGCTTGGGAAGATGGGGGCCGCCATTGACGAAACTGCTGATGGCCTTATTATTAACGGACCGCAAAAATTAAATTTTGCCTCATGCAATTCCCACCACGATCACCGCATGGCCATGGCGCTGGCAGTGGCTGGTGCGGCTGCCCAAGGCGTCGAAATCGAAGAACCTGATTGTGTAAAAATTTCTTATCCTGACTTTTTTAGCATTCTGGCAGCATTAAGGCAGGAGTAA
- the cmk gene encoding (d)CMP kinase: MKPLIIAIDGPAGAGKSTVAKLAAQKLNYTYIDTGAMYRAVAWQALHEGVEPNNREIAGLARKLDVKLSYVDGKTKVAVAGQDITEAIRTPEVSRLVAKVAQVPELRDVMLKLQREMASQGGVVMDGRDIGTHVLPNADIKIFLTASIAERAKRRWRELTDKGYTIVLAELENEIACRDKEDCEREVAPLIAAADAIQVDTTHLSIDDTVEKILNLCKERQTNV, encoded by the coding sequence ATGAAGCCCTTAATCATTGCAATTGACGGACCGGCAGGCGCTGGCAAGAGTACGGTAGCAAAACTTGCCGCGCAAAAGTTAAACTATACCTATATTGACACCGGAGCTATGTATCGGGCAGTAGCCTGGCAGGCGCTTCATGAAGGTGTGGAACCTAATAACCGGGAGATTGCCGGTTTAGCCCGCAAGCTTGATGTAAAGCTGTCCTATGTGGATGGTAAAACCAAAGTGGCTGTGGCCGGACAGGATATTACGGAGGCCATCCGCACCCCTGAGGTCAGCCGGCTTGTAGCCAAGGTAGCGCAGGTACCTGAGCTTAGAGATGTTATGTTAAAATTGCAGCGGGAAATGGCGAGCCAGGGTGGCGTTGTTATGGATGGCCGTGATATTGGCACTCATGTTTTGCCTAATGCCGACATAAAAATATTTTTAACAGCATCTATTGCCGAGCGGGCGAAACGCCGGTGGCGGGAACTGACAGACAAAGGCTATACCATTGTTTTGGCTGAACTGGAAAATGAAATTGCCTGCCGGGACAAGGAAGACTGTGAACGGGAAGTTGCGCCGCTCATCGCTGCTGCCGACGCTATTCAGGTTGATACTACCCATTTGTCTATCGATGACACTGTGGAAAAAATACTAAACCTATGCAAGGAGAGGCAGACAAATGTATAA
- a CDS encoding lysophospholipid acyltransferase family protein: protein MYNLVHVILRTFFSLVFRWKVIGAENIPAGGVIIAANHISLWDPPVLGTAIPRKIHFMAKEELFSNPIFSWLITKLGAFPVRRGAADRKAIRTALTLLENGSVLGIFPEGTRSKSGKLGAPEPGFALLAIKSGVPVVPAALIGTDKVFRDGHWLPEFKVVFGKPIIVSRDNNTQDTMEVMSMRIMTEIGLLLEAANPSSGKQV, encoded by the coding sequence ATGTATAACTTGGTTCATGTTATACTGCGCACCTTTTTCTCACTGGTATTTCGCTGGAAAGTGATTGGAGCCGAGAATATACCGGCAGGTGGTGTTATTATTGCGGCAAACCATATCAGTCTTTGGGACCCGCCGGTGCTTGGTACCGCTATACCACGGAAAATTCACTTTATGGCTAAGGAAGAATTGTTTTCTAACCCTATATTTAGCTGGTTGATTACCAAACTAGGAGCTTTTCCGGTAAGGCGGGGAGCGGCTGACAGGAAAGCAATCCGTACCGCTTTGACACTGCTGGAGAACGGCTCTGTTCTCGGCATCTTTCCTGAAGGCACTCGCAGTAAGAGTGGTAAACTGGGTGCGCCGGAACCCGGATTTGCCCTGCTGGCGATTAAGTCCGGCGTGCCGGTGGTGCCGGCGGCGCTAATTGGCACCGATAAAGTCTTCCGGGACGGACACTGGCTGCCAGAATTTAAGGTGGTCTTTGGCAAGCCGATTATAGTAAGCCGTGACAATAATACCCAAGATACTATGGAGGTCATGAGTATGCGAATTATGACAGAGATAGGTCTTTTGCTGGAGGCGGCCAATCCCTCGTCTGGCAAGCAGGTATAA
- a CDS encoding sensor histidine kinase yields MGNSTIEIVEVHLSIILVQRIAIIAVFAYVLSHTRAFRLLFKETTTGREKLALIFIFSLISIAGTYFGIPIEGALANVRDTGAIAAGLLAGPLVGTATGVISGLHRIYLGGFTAVQCGIATIIGGVIAGYVHMRIKPKTSEWITGVIIGVSVIMLSMGLILVFAKPYEAAWSLVSLVAVPMSLANAIGIAVFMIIIHNAKEHQTQIAALQTHKALKIANATLPHFRQGLNPISAEKVAANILTMTSAAAVAITDLERVLTHIGRGSDHHAQGMRVFTKLTKACLAQQQVTVAQTQAEIGCTEPACPLKSAIVVPLYCRDELVGTLKIYYAREEALTALDIEFAQGLGQVFGTQLELAALQHKAELTAKAELKALRAQINPHFLFNSLNTIVSFCRTNPENARNLLIELSEFFRRSLKTARDFVTLKEELEHVDSYLTLEQARFGSRLTIEHAIDPDTLDIFIPAFTLQPLVENAVKHGLLAKVDGGTIKILAQIIGRQVEISITDNGQGIPATIQKQILEYGFGKGAGVGLTNVNERLKAIYGPKHALAIDSVEGQGTTVLLHIPIDMEVVVNG; encoded by the coding sequence ATGGGAAATAGCACGATCGAAATAGTAGAAGTTCATTTATCGATAATCTTAGTGCAGCGTATTGCCATAATTGCCGTTTTTGCGTATGTATTATCACATACACGGGCTTTTCGCCTGCTTTTTAAAGAAACTACTACCGGCCGGGAGAAGTTGGCACTTATATTTATTTTTTCGCTTATATCTATTGCCGGCACGTATTTTGGCATACCCATTGAAGGTGCGCTTGCCAATGTCCGGGATACCGGGGCAATTGCCGCCGGGCTCTTGGCCGGTCCGCTGGTAGGAACCGCTACCGGGGTAATCAGCGGCCTGCACCGGATTTACCTTGGGGGTTTTACTGCTGTGCAGTGCGGCATTGCCACCATAATCGGCGGTGTGATAGCCGGCTATGTTCATATGCGTATTAAACCGAAAACGTCGGAATGGATTACCGGTGTAATTATCGGTGTTAGTGTAATCATGCTCAGTATGGGCTTGATTTTAGTATTTGCAAAACCTTACGAAGCAGCCTGGTCGCTGGTGTCTCTTGTCGCTGTTCCCATGTCGCTGGCCAATGCCATAGGTATCGCGGTTTTTATGATTATTATTCATAACGCCAAAGAGCATCAGACCCAAATTGCCGCTTTGCAAACTCACAAAGCCCTCAAGATAGCCAATGCTACATTACCCCATTTCCGCCAGGGGTTAAATCCAATCTCGGCTGAAAAAGTAGCTGCAAATATCTTAACTATGACCTCGGCTGCCGCAGTGGCAATCACCGATTTGGAACGAGTGTTAACCCATATAGGCCGTGGCAGCGACCATCATGCACAGGGCATGCGGGTGTTTACTAAATTAACTAAAGCCTGTTTGGCCCAGCAGCAGGTTACGGTAGCTCAGACGCAGGCAGAGATTGGCTGCACGGAACCGGCCTGTCCGCTAAAATCGGCGATAGTCGTACCGCTCTATTGCCGGGACGAGCTTGTTGGCACTTTGAAGATTTATTACGCGCGCGAAGAAGCGCTGACAGCGCTGGATATTGAATTTGCCCAGGGACTTGGCCAGGTATTTGGTACTCAGCTTGAACTGGCAGCCCTCCAACATAAAGCAGAGTTAACGGCCAAAGCGGAGCTAAAAGCCCTTAGAGCTCAAATCAATCCGCATTTCTTATTTAATTCCCTGAATACGATTGTTTCTTTTTGCCGTACAAATCCTGAAAATGCCCGCAATCTTTTAATTGAGTTAAGCGAGTTCTTTCGGCGCAGCCTAAAAACAGCCCGGGATTTTGTCACCCTCAAAGAAGAACTTGAGCATGTGGATTCCTATCTCACTCTCGAACAAGCGAGATTTGGTTCGCGGCTAACCATTGAGCATGCCATAGATCCTGATACTCTGGATATATTTATCCCTGCTTTTACCTTGCAGCCACTTGTCGAGAATGCTGTAAAACATGGTCTTCTGGCCAAAGTTGATGGCGGAACCATTAAAATTCTCGCGCAAATCATTGGCAGGCAGGTTGAGATTTCCATTACCGACAATGGTCAGGGTATCCCGGCCACCATCCAAAAACAGATACTGGAATATGGTTTTGGCAAAGGAGCCGGTGTTGGTTTAACTAATGTTAATGAACGTCTCAAAGCGATATACGGCCCCAAACATGCACTTGCCATTGATAGTGTGGAAGGGCAGGGAACAACAGTGCTGCTCCATATACCCATTGACATGGAGGTTGTGGTGAATGGTTGA
- a CDS encoding LytR/AlgR family response regulator transcription factor, with the protein MVDQLRTIRVMIVDDEEPARSELKYLLESFREIEVVGEFAGGDTVINAIPSLNPHLIFMDIEMAGSNGIQIAEKMHAAQIVPLLVFATAHEEFAVKAFDLNAVDYLLKPFSAKRVAKCIEKVRALLQEAVQTNSTKRAGELATVPYSLQKLAIEHNGKAFVIDTKDIIAVYCAEGQLAIRTANKCYYSNMSLQEFYSRLDEQLFFRTHRAYLVNIEKIREIIPWFNGTYNLILEGLAEEVPVSRQQVPKLKKIFGL; encoded by the coding sequence ATGGTTGATCAATTACGCACCATTAGAGTCATGATTGTTGATGATGAAGAGCCGGCACGCAGTGAGTTAAAATACTTGTTGGAAAGTTTTCGTGAAATTGAGGTTGTGGGTGAGTTTGCCGGTGGTGATACCGTCATCAACGCCATACCCTCGCTGAATCCGCACTTAATTTTTATGGATATTGAAATGGCCGGCTCAAACGGTATCCAAATTGCCGAAAAAATGCATGCGGCTCAGATTGTGCCGTTGCTTGTTTTTGCCACAGCGCACGAAGAATTTGCGGTTAAAGCTTTTGATCTTAATGCCGTCGACTATTTATTGAAACCCTTTTCCGCCAAAAGAGTGGCAAAATGTATAGAAAAGGTTCGGGCATTATTGCAGGAAGCTGTGCAGACCAATTCCACCAAACGGGCCGGCGAGTTAGCAACAGTGCCTTATTCTCTGCAAAAATTGGCGATTGAACATAACGGCAAAGCTTTTGTAATTGACACAAAGGATATTATTGCCGTATATTGTGCCGAAGGCCAATTAGCCATCCGCACGGCCAATAAATGCTATTACTCCAATATGTCTCTCCAGGAGTTTTATTCTCGCCTGGATGAACAATTGTTTTTTCGTACCCATCGTGCCTATCTTGTTAATATAGAAAAAATCCGGGAGATAATTCCGTGGTTTAACGGTACTTATAATTTGATCCTGGAAGGGTTGGCTGAAGAAGTGCCGGTCAGCCGCCAGCAGGTTCCCAAACTCAAAAAAATATTCGGTTTATGA
- a CDS encoding carbon starvation CstA family protein, with product MNSVNLLVVSICVYVLAYRYYSAFIAAKVLALNDANITPAYRCNDGREFVPTNKWVLFGHHFAAIAGAGPLVGPVLAAQYGWGPGFMWILLGSVFAGAVHDFIILFASVRHNGQSLAVVARREVGPLTGVTTSLAILFIIIVALAGLAIVVVNALFKNPWGVYTLFMTIPIAIVIGLYMFKISPGAIRSGSIVGFLLVMAAVFTGHWLSPGQPWAGIAGIFDLTKQQLSVALPLYGFFAAVLPVWLLLAPRDYLSSYMKIGTVLALALGILIVQPTVNMPMTTQFIHGGGPIIPGPWWPYVFITIACGAISGFHSLISSGTTPKMIELESQARLIAYGGMLTEGFVAVMALISAVVLMPGDYFAINSPAAVFAKLGIPTVEIQELSRLVQMDVAHRPGGAVSLAVGMAHIFSSIGGMQHLMSYWYQFAIMFEALFILTTIDAGTRVARYILQDILGTYIYAPLKQTNWWPGILFTSAIVTYCWGYLLYSGDVATIWPLFGVANQLLAVIALALGTTIILKIAPKKSYAWITFAPLAFLTVTVITAGVMNVQMFFKRGDTLGNTNGTMSIILIILVIITLIDSIRLWRQLLKTDKPIGMNTEISIMSCPVDTTKPNIPS from the coding sequence TTGAATTCAGTTAATTTATTAGTAGTTTCGATTTGTGTTTATGTGCTGGCGTACCGGTATTACTCAGCATTCATCGCGGCAAAAGTCCTGGCGTTAAATGATGCCAATATAACTCCGGCCTACCGTTGTAATGACGGACGAGAGTTCGTACCAACCAATAAATGGGTATTGTTCGGTCACCACTTTGCAGCTATTGCAGGTGCTGGCCCGCTTGTTGGTCCGGTATTGGCTGCCCAATATGGGTGGGGCCCTGGCTTTATGTGGATTTTACTAGGTTCAGTTTTTGCCGGTGCTGTTCATGATTTTATTATCCTGTTCGCGTCGGTGCGTCACAATGGTCAATCGCTGGCAGTTGTTGCCCGGCGTGAGGTTGGTCCGTTGACCGGTGTAACCACTTCGCTCGCAATTCTCTTTATCATTATTGTTGCTCTTGCCGGCTTGGCTATTGTTGTTGTCAATGCCCTGTTTAAAAATCCTTGGGGCGTATACACGCTGTTTATGACCATCCCGATTGCTATTGTCATTGGTCTCTATATGTTCAAAATCTCCCCGGGTGCTATCCGGTCGGGTTCCATTGTTGGCTTCCTCCTGGTAATGGCTGCCGTATTTACCGGCCATTGGCTAAGCCCTGGTCAGCCCTGGGCAGGAATTGCCGGTATCTTTGACTTAACTAAGCAGCAATTATCAGTAGCCTTACCGCTGTATGGCTTCTTTGCCGCAGTTTTGCCGGTATGGCTGTTATTGGCTCCCCGTGACTATTTAAGTTCGTATATGAAGATTGGTACTGTATTGGCATTGGCATTAGGCATTCTCATTGTTCAGCCAACGGTTAACATGCCGATGACCACTCAGTTTATTCACGGTGGCGGACCCATTATTCCCGGACCCTGGTGGCCGTATGTGTTCATTACTATTGCCTGCGGCGCCATTTCCGGATTCCATTCGCTTATCAGTTCAGGTACAACTCCTAAGATGATTGAACTTGAGTCTCAGGCCCGCCTGATTGCCTACGGCGGCATGCTGACCGAAGGTTTTGTGGCGGTAATGGCTCTTATTTCGGCAGTTGTGCTGATGCCTGGTGATTATTTTGCGATTAACAGCCCGGCGGCTGTATTTGCCAAATTAGGTATTCCTACTGTTGAAATCCAAGAATTATCCCGTTTGGTGCAAATGGATGTCGCTCACCGTCCTGGCGGTGCTGTATCGCTGGCCGTTGGTATGGCTCACATCTTTTCCAGTATCGGTGGTATGCAGCATCTCATGAGCTATTGGTATCAGTTTGCCATCATGTTTGAAGCGCTGTTCATTCTTACCACAATTGACGCCGGTACCCGTGTAGCCCGCTACATCCTTCAGGATATTCTCGGCACATATATATATGCTCCGCTCAAACAAACCAACTGGTGGCCTGGCATTCTCTTTACCAGTGCTATCGTAACCTACTGCTGGGGCTACCTGCTCTATAGTGGTGACGTAGCCACCATTTGGCCGCTGTTCGGTGTTGCCAATCAGCTTTTGGCAGTAATTGCCCTGGCTCTTGGCACTACCATTATCCTGAAAATTGCTCCTAAGAAATCCTATGCATGGATTACCTTTGCACCGCTTGCTTTTCTGACCGTTACTGTTATCACTGCCGGTGTAATGAACGTACAAATGTTTTTCAAACGCGGCGATACCTTAGGTAACACTAATGGTACAATGAGCATTATCCTGATTATCCTGGTAATTATTACCTTGATTGATTCTATCAGACTGTGGCGCCAGCTGTTAAAAACAGATAAGCCGATTGGTATGAACACGGAGATTTCGATAATGTCTTGTCCGGTTGATACCACAAAGCCTAATATTCCAAGCTAA
- a CDS encoding bifunctional 4-hydroxy-3-methylbut-2-enyl diphosphate reductase/30S ribosomal protein S1 has product MKIYLAEHRGFCYGVKRAVNMAVSAVASNCPVHTLGPIIHNPQMVSHLQTQGIGAVDNLEDIPAGKVIIRSHGVGPEIYRQAEAKQLDVVDATCPHVKKAQQAAYELRQSGYQVVIVGEHQHPEVRSIVAWSNEEAQVVETIAAAKSLPFYPRLGVVAQTTFAANDFEAILSILKTKCEDLKIERTICTATDLRQQAALDLAKKVDIMIVVGGKNSANTTRLASVCQEAGCKTRHIESAGELKPEWFVNVQNAGITAGASTPEWVIEEVYAKMEEMNIGNVAKLEAGSVIKGTVVGIRHDEVFVDIGYKAEGVIPLSELAYPAPQTAADAVSQGQIIDVLVIEADGADGQVKLSKAQADKITAWDKLEQALAAKQAVEARVTEVVKGGVVAAVFGVRAFIPASQLDIRYVEDLNTFIGQTLPAVPIEIDREKQKAVLSRKQLLLAEKEAKENELFAKLAVGQTITGKVSRLANFGAFVDIGGIDGLVHISDLSWQRVRTPQEVVSVGDDVKVVVLKVDMEAKKLSLSLKDVERDPWYAAVDKLIVGSVVTGKVTKIVKFGVFVEIEAGVEGLVHISEVAERRIVNAEEAVSIGQQVAVKILSVDKETKRIALSMVQAQQDKERAEFNDYLTKQAPASGVTLGDKFGHLFKRED; this is encoded by the coding sequence ATGAAAATATATTTGGCTGAGCACCGGGGCTTTTGTTATGGAGTAAAGCGAGCTGTCAACATGGCTGTGAGTGCTGTTGCGTCAAATTGTCCGGTACATACCTTAGGACCCATTATTCATAATCCGCAAATGGTTAGTCACCTGCAAACGCAAGGCATTGGTGCGGTTGACAATCTGGAGGATATTCCTGCAGGCAAGGTCATTATCCGGTCACATGGCGTGGGGCCGGAAATCTACCGGCAGGCTGAGGCCAAGCAGTTAGACGTGGTTGATGCCACCTGCCCGCATGTAAAGAAGGCTCAACAGGCAGCCTATGAGCTTAGGCAGTCCGGTTATCAGGTGGTCATTGTCGGCGAGCACCAGCATCCTGAGGTAAGAAGCATTGTGGCCTGGTCAAATGAGGAAGCCCAAGTGGTAGAAACCATTGCTGCAGCCAAGTCGTTGCCGTTTTATCCGCGGCTGGGAGTGGTGGCTCAGACTACCTTTGCTGCCAATGATTTTGAAGCCATTCTGTCAATTTTAAAAACCAAATGTGAGGATTTGAAGATTGAGCGCACTATTTGTACGGCAACTGACCTCAGACAGCAGGCAGCGCTCGACCTGGCGAAAAAAGTAGATATTATGATCGTAGTCGGCGGCAAAAATAGTGCCAATACCACCCGCCTGGCAAGTGTCTGCCAGGAGGCCGGCTGCAAAACGCGGCACATTGAGTCAGCCGGTGAGCTAAAGCCTGAGTGGTTTGTAAATGTACAGAATGCCGGTATTACAGCCGGTGCGTCAACCCCTGAGTGGGTAATTGAGGAGGTATATGCTAAGATGGAAGAAATGAATATTGGCAATGTTGCTAAACTTGAGGCCGGCAGTGTTATCAAAGGCACTGTTGTGGGAATACGCCATGATGAGGTATTTGTTGATATCGGTTATAAGGCGGAAGGAGTCATACCGCTGTCAGAACTTGCTTATCCGGCCCCGCAGACAGCTGCTGACGCTGTAAGTCAGGGGCAAATTATTGATGTGCTGGTTATTGAGGCTGATGGTGCTGACGGTCAAGTTAAGCTATCTAAAGCGCAGGCTGATAAAATTACCGCCTGGGATAAGCTCGAGCAGGCCCTTGCAGCCAAACAGGCGGTTGAAGCCAGGGTCACCGAAGTGGTTAAAGGCGGTGTGGTTGCCGCCGTATTCGGTGTACGCGCTTTTATTCCGGCATCACAGCTGGATATCAGATATGTGGAGGATTTGAATACTTTTATCGGACAAACTCTTCCGGCAGTTCCTATTGAAATTGACAGGGAAAAACAGAAAGCTGTATTATCCCGCAAACAATTGCTGCTGGCAGAAAAGGAAGCCAAGGAGAACGAACTGTTTGCTAAACTGGCGGTGGGACAGACCATTACCGGCAAAGTAAGTCGTTTGGCTAACTTTGGCGCATTTGTCGATATCGGTGGCATCGACGGACTGGTTCATATTTCCGACTTATCCTGGCAGCGGGTTAGAACGCCCCAGGAAGTGGTCAGTGTTGGCGATGATGTTAAAGTGGTTGTACTTAAGGTTGATATGGAGGCCAAAAAGCTGTCACTTAGTCTGAAAGATGTTGAAAGAGATCCCTGGTATGCTGCTGTCGATAAACTAATTGTTGGTTCGGTAGTCACTGGAAAGGTTACCAAAATTGTAAAGTTCGGTGTTTTTGTAGAAATTGAAGCAGGTGTTGAAGGCTTGGTGCATATTTCGGAAGTAGCGGAAAGGCGTATTGTTAATGCCGAAGAAGCAGTAAGCATCGGGCAGCAGGTAGCGGTTAAAATACTAAGTGTTGATAAAGAAACCAAGCGAATTGCCCTGAGTATGGTGCAAGCTCAGCAGGATAAAGAGCGGGCAGAATTCAATGATTACCTGACTAAACAGGCTCCTGCATCGGGTGTTACGCTTGGTGATAAATTTGGTCATTTGTTTAAACGGGAGGACTAA